ATGGAttaggggagtgggaaaggggtgggaggggggcaacCAACATATCCCATACATCACACGAGGTTAGATGGCATGCCTCATCACTAACTGTCCTTGTCCATTCAACGGACAACATGCTAGCTCAATCTGAGCAAGTTTCcttggtaaaagaaaaaagaaaaaaaaaagtgacgtgTGCAAATATACTGCAACATTTGAAACATGAGACGAGCTTCACAGCAAGAAACTCCCATGATTCATGACACATAAGTCACAAAAACAATGGCAAAGCCTGAAAGAATATTCCACTTCCCAGTAAAACAGCCAGAGCATGCTACACTGCCTTCGGGTCTTCCACGCTCAGTTACCTTTCGTCTTTTAAGCAAACAAACAATTCATGTTGGAACTCTCTACTTTGAATTtccatttaaaaagaaaagattaataaaTTTCCATATAGCAATATAAATCAATTAATGTCACAATAATtactagtaaaataataatactaaaaataataatcataatcataataataataataataatctcaataataataatatcaaaagtatgataataacaataacaataaaaaaataataacagtaataatgataaagtcaaatACACAGAGAAATAGCACATTTAAAGAATAGTAACCGTGAAGACATCCTTCTCAAGTGACACATGCTACAGCAGTTGGTTTAATAATGAATCTCTGTTATGAAGCTTGTCTGATCTATGCCGTAATTTTTCTAGTGAGAATGACAGACCCTTCCTGTGCCAGATCTAAAGTTAGGAGCCTTAATACGCTAACAGTTGTCCAAGAGATGTGTCTGTGCTACTTGATTAGTGCTTCTTAATTTCTTTTGCTGCCATaatttgtgtagatatataaatactgaAAGGATGATACAGTGTGAAGGGGGGAGTTATTGTTAATTATGCAACTGGTTTTATAGCTACAAGCAGGttagaaaaattacaaaaatgaataaatacaaaccaGGCACAATACTGTGGGAAAAATTCCTATTTGGCATGCTTGAAATGTATTGCTTATATTGGGCACAGGTTTGCCCTTCCTCAACTAAATCCACTGCATCTCATTCTCTTCTATTCGATGTATATACTCTCAAATTAACTTACAAGAATAAACTTGCACTcttgtaaaacaaaacaaatgataattataaaaccaataatgaaaaaaataataatggtaataataatcaataataaaatgtgcaataaataaaaatacgaaaatttGGCATTGGCTTATGACCACATTTTGGTTTTATAACAATTTTGCACATCCTCATACACAATCTTCAACTTTCTAATAACTTAATGGTGGTATTACTTAAAATCATGCAAGATGAATTCATCAAATGTATACTTTACGGCATGCCATAGATATAACAAATTTATAAATGAACTAGTTCTCCAAAATGATCATCcagtctttacatatatatatatctccattctGATAGATAGCAGACTACGTCCTATTTAATTATCAAACTTATGAATCCTTCCACTCACTTTTTCATAATACTTGGAGATACGTCAAACTGTATGTATAAAGaacaaacaataatcataatgaaaataaaaataattaacttTCTCTCCTACCAGGCAAGTTCTCTTGTGTTGATAACTCCTGTGTCTTTGAGagtaatacaataatacaatataCCATACAATCATTCTACCTCATCATTCACACAAAGTGTAACATTTGGCTGCAGCACTGGTTTTGTACTTGTGGTAACAAATTAAGACATAAAAATATTCAAACACAGTAAGTTTTAATCGGTATCCTGGATTTCACATTTATAAGCAGGACAGACCCGTAGGGTGTGCACCTCATACGCTAGTCCTTTGTTGCGGAGTCACTTCTTCATTTGTCTCAGTAAAAAAGCTGGTACTGAAGCCTTCACTGAGCCTGGGAAGAGACCGTAACAATGAGCATGTGTAGCACCGACAGTCCATTCTCAGACACACTAAACAATTATCTACTGATTGGTGTGTTGAGCTGCTGATGATTTGTCATGAAATCAGGGACACTGGAGAGCATGGGCAGAAAAGCTTCTGGCTAACCAGTCAAAGAGAACTGGTCAGGTGACAACAGATGCATTTCAAGAGTGAAACACCTGCTTCCAgaagtttatttcttttatttgcctGTTTACTGACTGGTTAATTAAAATTTGCATTCAGTGTCTggtaatgagagcaataataatttctttattaccCTCCTGTCACAAAAATGCCATCATACATGCTTGAGAGGGCGTCTGCGGGGAGTGGGAGTGGCCATTGGCTGAGCAAAGCCCCCGCTAGGTGGtgttcctgagagagagagatcctgcaagagaagaagaagcagggttAGTTCATGCAGGCTAGCTGGCAATGCATTTTAATAGAAGCAAGAAATGCAGAGCAATTGCAGACAGAAGTTGAAAAATCACCTTTTGATTAAAACAGGAAAACAACCGTAAATATTAACCCATTCAGTTTAGTGCAAATGATCTTTAATGTGACATTCTTTTCATTCAGAACTGTTAAGTATGAGAGTTAATCTTATTGTTATGAAGGTGAGAAAatagtaaaatgaatgaaaaaattagTGTTCTTAAGAAAAGTTTAAAAGAGAATAAACAGTATATTTACAGTGgtagtgataaaaaaagaaaaggaagaaagaaaatcttACATACAGACAATTAATTCCTAGCTGGCATTTTGGAATTGCTGTTCACAATAAAAGCAGACAGTAGCTTTTTGGGtagtctgttttttgttgtttttctttatcacaAAAATAAATCTGGGCCTAGAATTTCAAGCAAAGACAGCTGACTGGGCTGGGTTTCAGTAATAGAAATTGCTCATGTGCTTCAGTTTTTTACACATGTACACTTGTAATACATGAGTCAATGAATCATTGCAGATATTGCTTTAAATTGAGAAATATTACATACAGGCATTAAGGTGTCTatgtatctaaaatatatatatatacatgggtggaTCATTATATAGGGcatggaaaaaagggaaggagggagggagggagagagagaacgagagagagagagggagaaaagagagagagagagagagggagaaaagagagagagagagagagggagaaaagagagagggagagagggagagggagaaaaagagagagaaagagggagaaaaagagagagagagagggagaaaaagagagagaaagagggagaaaaagagagagagagagagggagtagaagagagagagagagaaagaaaaagagagacagagggagaaaagagagagagagggagaaaagagagagagagggagaaaagagagagagagagagaaaagagagagagagggagaaaagagagagagagagagagagggtaaagcaagaaagagagagagagagagagagagagaagagagcaagacagagaaagagagagagagaaaaaaactaagatagagatagagaaaaagagaaaatgtgcacatctgtttatatacatgcatcatCCAATTACAAACATTTGTACATGTTTGTATCAGTGTCTGTGTTGGTAACAGCTTCAATGTGGATATAACTGATgtcattatatacatgtacacacaaatgcaGAGGTGCCTGGGGATATTCATGTACGGATATTCATGTGCAAGTGCCACTCATGCAACCCTGTGTGAATTTGCAGGTGTTAATAGAAAGCATCACGAACGGGCATGCTTCTCTTGTCGCAAGCTTGATGCAGGCTCTCTCTCCAACACTGTCTTCTTGGGAGGATGAAGAACTCTCAAGACAAACTTCTTATAAAGGCAAGATATCAAATTTTTGTAACACAATATGCGAAAGCCCCCCTCATCAAAAGGTACCTTGCTGATAAACTTTAAAGTTAAGACATAAATCACTGAAAGGTTTAgctttccatacatatatgtacttatacttgTGTATGAGTATTCTTATCTGTCACTATCACATCAttcatcatgtatgtatgtatgtatgtatatataatatatatatatatatatatatatatatatatatatatatatatatatatatatatatatatatatatatatatgtatatacatatattttgtgtgtgtgtgtgtgtgtgtatatgtgtgcatgtgtatatgtgtgcatgtgtatatgtgtatatgtgtgcatgtgcatgtgtgtgtgtgtgtgtgtgtgtgtgtgtgtgtgtgtgtgtgtgtgtgtgtgtgtgtgtgtgtgtgtgtgtgtgtgtgtgtgtgtgtgtgtgtgtgtgtgtgtgtgtgtgtggtgggggtggggggtggggtggggtggttgcatgcgtgcatgtgtgagagtAAAGAGCGTGAGAGTGCGTGTGGGTGTCCAAGTTCTTGTGTGTGGTAATGCatgtgaacacatatatatggcAGCTTTTAAAATACAATTTTGCCTCTATCAAAAAGTCCTTGGTCCCAACTGccgagaggaagacgaggaatagtttataaaaagggaaaatgataaagacaataacataaAATTATAAACACTACAACAGCGAGGACAATGGATTGGTTGAAATTCTACACAACACATTTTCAGACTGCCAGTGTAAGTGAACTGGCAAGGTTGTAAAGGCTCTGATAACAGAAGATACCTGTTATTTCAGTGCAAAACCTGTGAGACAATGGTAGTTAACCTGACGAAAGAATTCAGTTATGCCATTTCTGACAAAATGACTAGAGGTCACATAAAAATCCATTCTACTGTTCAACAAGAACAAATAGAAGCATCCAGCAACTCTATTGAATAGTTGCTGTTCAGATTTCTTACTCCACCTAATTCATATAATTACTCACTCAAAGGTAGTAAAAATTTCCTCGTAACTGAACAGTAACTAatcaaagaggggaaaagatgacTGGAATCATGCATACACTCAAGACTTATAATGGATTCACCAGATATGAGATttcaataaaatatttatctagcTGAAGGTGGGGGAGACAAGACTGGCCTTGTGCAGGAATTCAAATCACAATTTCAAGATCTCTATGCAAACGCATCCATTTGCAGTGTTCAAGAAATATGACATAAATTATGATTGTCACACTCTCGTCTAGTTATAGTATAGCCTCAATATCACATCTTGAGTATCTTAAGAGACTACAATCAATCATTCTTCTGGACTGCATTAAAAATTAAAGCCATGATCAAGTCATTAGACAATCACATCAGTCATTTCTTACATAATAAAGTCACTGTTGACTGATCTACAAATCTGAATTATGTGATCAATCCTGTTGACTGAAAGCATTATGTGACGAACTTTCATTTCTGCAGTTGACAAAGAAATGGCAAGAAAAAAAAGCCGTTAATTACTACTGCCTACCATCATATTAGTATTTCCCTCAATACCAAACCACATTTAATAAACCTTAGATACAAGTTAATACAAGACTctaacttgatatatatatattttgttactttttatttttatttagggccctaaataaaatagaattataataacagtaataagcaatcatgatgctgataaaaataataataaaaagaaaaaacaataacaaagataataataataattatggtaataacaataacaataataataataatatcatcagcaACAACATACTGCACTTCTTGTTAACATACAAGTACACCATACGAACTATCACATGTTAGTTCACTCACACGTCCAAATGTCCATCCATGCTTACAAGACCCTATGCATAAAATcctacaatatataataataataataataataataataaaaagtaatgatgacagtagcaGCAATAAGTAAAAGCTAGTCAACTGTTTCAACTGAGCAAATATCTTTGTCGTAGCATAACCTAGACTGGGACTTTGTTTCCTTACGCAACCATCCGGAAACGAATGGTGGCAAACAAGGCCTAACCAATCCCACTGTGGCTATCATCAATGAACTTTTTCAAGGCATCACTTATCATCAGAGATCCAAAGTACAGCAATGAGAGCTTTCTCCGGTCATGCGCTCTGGTACTCACAGCCAAGTTGTTGACACTTGTTGCTCCTCTCATAGACGACTGTTGGGAGAGCGTGCCGAAGGGGCTCATCACAGTTGACACCGCTCGCTTTAACTTACTGGGGGATTTGTTAAAGCTGAAAGCACGGCTCACCTTCCTGCCAGTCCGTGTGGCAAATCTAAGGGagttgagaggaaagagaaagtggaagtgaAATTTACGTAGCTATATTAATCACAAAGCTTCCTAAAAAATTCTTTTGCTATaataacacactaacacaaataGTAATCTTTCTTACCTGAGGGCTTTGCTGAGAGCATTGGTTAGGCTGACATCACTAGTCTCTATGTCTAAATGGTGTGGATCCATTGAAACCAAGAAATTCTCCtgggggaaaaaaaatacatgtacttAAATCTAGTGCTATCTTCCTAAAAAGAACTTTAAGATTCTATCAAAACTTTAAACATATATTGCTGCCTATGTACTTATCACATTCtaattacattatcataaaaaaaaaaatcttattccaCATCAGTTCtccccttactttctttctctttatctatgaggagaaaaaaactaaaaagtgaCCTTGAAATACATCTAACACAGATAAAGTAACTAACACAAGCTCCTGCTTTTCACCAAAGGCTTAGCTAACTTACCACATCATTCCTACACACAACATTGGCAACAGTTCGACAAAGGATCTTGAGGAAAGCAGCTTTTGTTGTGTCGTCAGGCATGAGTGCGAAGGTAAATAGACGCTCCTTGAACTCCTGGTTGGCTCGAATGATTAGAGCAAAAACATTGTGGCATTCTGTtagaagacaaaaagaggaagagaaggaagaagaagattaagaagacagtggagaagaaaaagaagaatgagaaaaagaaaaagaaaaagagaaaaggcaattAGTAGATAGCATTGGTAAGTGACAGCTATAACTAGGTCACAATCagtcacactcaaaaaaaaaaacaagtttaaTTCAAATTTGTATCCCCATTTGTAATAAGTGTTGGgctatatatatgtcaatacattaaacaaattatagaaataaagaaataaaagtaaaaatgaaaaaaataaataaaaataaaagttttctCATGATTTTAGCACATACCTCTTTCCTAAATTAGCATTCTAAATAAGAATTCCTTCATAGTATTCATAGATTTCAAAACTATTCAGGTATTTAAGAGAATAAAGTTACACGATCAGCTGGGAGTTATTCTATAGTAGATCTCAAAGGATATCAATGGATCTGTGacaaatgttatcataattaaacTTTTCAAGTTCTATTTAAGCATTTTTATAACTGTTCCTAATGTAGCTTTTACATCTAATAACCCATTAGTTAATTAATGCTCTCACTGCAGTTTGACAAAATGTTAAACATGTTCCAAACCTTAATCATACAAATAAAATATTCAGAACTCTCCCTTCTCtaatataaataaactaataagaaTCTatctcaaaataaaaataaaataactttcAAACTGTTCTAAAGATACATCTCCAAACTTCATAGTTAAAAAAGGTCCCGTTGACCCACCTTCTGTCTCTCTGATATCAACAATTCTCTTGATATGGGCCAGGTTCATCATTTCCAGGTGCTTGTAAGTTTTGATAGGTTTGATCGCGTGGAGATTTGCTCTGCTCGGGCTTTTGATGCTGTTATACTTGCTCTTCTTCTTGCAAATCTGAGGGGAAAATACTTGtgttaaaaatcataaataagaaaaaggaggacaaggaggaggagtaggagaaagaagagagggaagaggaagaaggacgaggacgagaatgagaatgagaaaaagaataaaccaCAGCAATTCACTAGCATCGCTCcttcaaaatgaaaatgacatgGTATGACACTCACTTCCATGACATcattgaagaggaagagggtgagggtgtcACCTCGACCACTACACGTGTCGCTCAACTCTGTGACATCCACCTTGCTCAAGTACAGTCTATGAGATGCCACCAAGTTAGGCTGCAAAGAATTAGGGGTCATTAGTATGATCAGACTACTTTCAAAAAATActataaagtatataaaaaatgaaataaataaaataaaataaacaattaaataaataaagtagagtTTAAAAAATACCTAAATCAAATAGTCATCAGTATGTACTTTCACCTTGAACAAAATgctaataattttgaaaaataaacacacaaacaaaatctcttttaatgtaaaaataaatatcctATTCAGTACTTACAGGACACATTTCAATATCGTTGTGGATTTCGAAGAGTTTTAATTtggcttctgtttttctcttgtcatcattaatataagtCATAACAGACTTAATTTGATCAAGAGCTTGTTCTAGAGATGCATGGTCTGGGGAAGTTTTATCTGTATGTTTCAAGATGTCTgtcaagggaagagaaagaaaaaattagaaCATTGTGTGTAAACTTGATGATGCAcaagttttttatatataaataagtatcaaGTGCATTATCCTACTATTAGAATAGATGACCCTCCTATATCCTGCAGTTCAAATAAGAGGCACTTTACAAAATAAAGTAgaacagaatttttttttcatataatccaCACTATAACAAAACAAGCACTGTGGTTCCTGCGCAGTAAGCTGCTGAATGAAATATCAGTGGGGCAGAGAAACTCCATTTACCCTACAAAGCTATTGGCTACATcctacatttttgttttttaatagtAAATGAGGCAACAGCTACACTTTGACCCTACTTTAGAGGGGCTGCATCTCCTTAAGAGCTTAATGACCAACTAAACCATATATGGCACTGATGCTTGCCACCTGGCATTTGGGCCAGATTTGACATGATGTGATTGCACACCACACAATATGAGCAGGTAAAATATTCAACATGAAAAATTGATTATGGTTTTTTCTTTATGAAATGTCAGTGACACTTCTCATGCTATTTCCATATTGTATATTGCAACAGAATATTAGTTACATAAGATACAAACCATTAATAAGAAGGCTCATGGATGGTAATCTTTGCACCGGCCGAATCAGAAGTTCCTGGAAGCTCTGCCGACCACACTCAGGTTTGTTCTGCGCGATCTTGAGGAAAGCATGAAATCTGGGTCGTTCGATGGAAATTCTCTGAAGCATTTCCTTCATGTTTTCAAAGTAGTTGATGAAAGGTGGATAAGCTGCTTGCAAGTTTGAAGACTGTAAAACAAATGACAGAGGAAAATCATGTATGTGGCTCTGTAATTACATTAAAACCTTTGGTAAACATTATTCTGATATCTTACATACTCATCTGCTTTTTCAGAACTTGGATTCACTCTTTTTTATACTATATAACCCATAAACTGTGAAATGCATATGCAACATGTACTCAATAGTCATCCATATTGATAGGATGACTACCAGACTAAATACAAGTGATGAGATATCAAATATTACGAGATAGGTAATGTTATCAATGGCTGTATAACAAAGAGGaaatttatgattttcatttcaaTATAGCTATCCCTAAAAGCCACCGAAGAGGGTTACAGCACTTTACAGATCATGCAAAATATTACTGTTAAAATACAATACAGATGTAAGATAAAGGAGATCCACTTAAGTACTCAGTCCAAAGGAAATTTGAGATACTAAGAGATTAACATGCATTTCCTAGGCAAACTTTATTATTCAAACGTTCAGTCAGAcccaaaacattatatatatatatatatatatatatatatatatatatatatatatatatatatatatatatatatatatatacatacatacttattcaaGTCAAgatttattcttcccttttcacccctcccAAATTCATGTTATTCATCCAAGGGTAaaatattatactaattattgaaTTACAAAAACTGCATATATTAACCTGTTGGATCTGAGTGCCTCATGGCTAGCATATGGACCAAACTCCGTGCATTAGGCTCACCTGAGTGCCAACTCTCCCAGGTGTGTGACTTGTAGGCCACACCCATAGAAACACTTATGCATGATATCAAAACTCCTGGCTTTCTCTTTGCAATGATATTAGCTCTTTTTCTACAGACACCTGACCAAAAGACTAGATAAGAAATTTCATAGTTCACaacttttcttcttgtcttgCTTTGTGTTCTGCCTCAAGACTGAGGAGGCCCCAACCACTGCCAAGTATCCAGGGAGATTGGAAATGTCACTGAGCAGAATAGAAGCAGAACAGCCAAGGCATCTTAAAATAGGCAGGAGTCACTGATGACTATTGCCATATCTAGGGCCAGAATCAAGACTAACATGACATTAACATGCTGAAATATCAAAACTTTATTGGGATATAAAAATGCTCAACCATTCCAATCGGCACTGCTCAGACATCTCCATTCATTTTTGGCAGGCTTTATGACGTTAACAATATACTTTTACAAATTATCAAACGGTCAGCATCTGACATATTGGCCAAAACTTTTTGTAATGATTATCCACAGATTTGTTCAATAAACAATGGGCAACCAAAAGATTTGAACAAAACCACTTTGGTCACCCCCACACAGCTTAATTTTGGTCATCCTGTGGTTACTCTACGTAATCATGAGCTGTTAACCGCAGCTCAAAACCGGTGTGCGGGAGACTGAATTGTTCACCCCTGCCAAGAGCCAGTGATTTACCAGTCATGGTTCATGGATGGAACACTCCACCTTTATTGACCCTGAAATATGAGAGGTCCTTGCTAAAGGCCCATTGAGAATCATCTCCCTCCAAACGATTATGCAATCCCTGTCATCTGCCACTGAGCAGCAATGTCTTGCGGCAAAACATTCTTGTCGCCCACCACGCGGCAACAATGTCTTATGATGAAACTTCCTGTCACCCTGGCCAGTCAATTTTTCTATGAGGAGATGTTCCTCAACCAATTTTTTCTAGACAAAATGTGCCATTCACCTGGTTCCAACAGGTTAATTATACAAGCAAGAATTCTCTCATGCATTATAGAATTAATCAACAATTTATCTTATGATGTTTGCATACTTACATATTTCAAAATGATATCTCCTATACTAGCATCATCTGACCAATTATGTGCCAACGTAAGAAGATCATTCCGCATACGTTTGTGGACTTCATGGATTGGAGGTAAGTTGCCGAATATGAATTTTAATTCTTGTGCATCTAACATTGGCCCACCAGGCTGGACTATGTTTTCCAAAGGTGCTTTTATAACCTGTGGGGTGGCATAattgtattataataatattatgaataaatatattcagGTTAAGCAGCGAACTTTAATATAAAACTACAATCTGTACATTGCTCAACCAAgctatcacatatacatacatgtatgtctatgtttgtacaatatatgtctgtatatatgtatatatatataaaccatattcaCTGCAAGAAATATAGAGCAGGTATAAATGAgatatcttattttcattctcattcataccttttctacaatatgtgtgcatgtgtatgtttatgtagaaaaggtatgaatgagaacagatatcttcccaatacaagagatgtatttgacctcaATCAAAACCTCTTCTGATGAAATTAGAATTGAAACCAgtcaaaaacatctcttgtattgtaaaggtatccattctcattcatactttttctacatttgtcaacatgaatacggttcagtgtatgtgtatgcacacgcatgcacacacacacacaaataagcaagcacatacatatctacatacttaaatgaatacatatatgtataaatgtgcatataaacatTACATTTCTTCTCTTCAACTAAACATTGGACGAACTCTTTCACAATATTTGAAATTATAACTTAGATTGGAAGTGCTCCCAGAATTTGAAGAGATGACCAGGAACTCACTTTTTC
The sequence above is a segment of the Penaeus vannamei isolate JL-2024 chromosome 31, ASM4276789v1, whole genome shotgun sequence genome. Coding sequences within it:
- the pbl gene encoding protein ECT2 isoform X2; the protein is MEEALEQKLKTFFILVIMGKWLRSKSDLTSVSQTDAESNADPRICLVGCLADDPVALEAAKKFNVPVVTSETGEEYASDVNYCTYFIVTDFESKEFEELHKLGARLLGKPALIELSKDGVLMYNQRPVFCHVMIGVVLVFTGFRKKAEVSRLLKLVHYMGGSVKNEIRENVTHLLAYSSTGEKYQYATTFNIPVMGEDWVHAAWAHRDEVGARADINSMMKYKIRVFHNLRMVLLGFPSEDQVQMEDLVRQNGGVLTTLDDQHATHVVVEEQSVTEKPADCPPRAHVVKAEWFWTSIQMDACPNEKLHLFEEMNSSSVMSPRQMFVSPSTPGSRSRRRKRLRETVQQLAQDDSPSTLPTAPPASKRRSSVGDLAYLSADGSFLDETVPTPNRLIGRFPNEVDGADATPLSPPSVDLKQLSARQRVFHELVKTECNYVNILDTIEKVIKAPLENIVQPGGPMLDAQELKFIFGNLPPIHEVHKRMRNDLLTLAHNWSDDASIGDIILKYSSNLQAAYPPFINYFENMKEMLQRISIERPRFHAFLKIAQNKPECGRQSFQELLIRPVQRLPSMSLLINDILKHTDKTSPDHASLEQALDQIKSVMTYINDDKRKTEAKLKLFEIHNDIEMCPPNLVASHRLYLSKVDVTELSDTCSGRGDTLTLFLFNDVMEICKKKSKYNSIKSPSRANLHAIKPIKTYKHLEMMNLAHIKRIVDIRETEECHNVFALIIRANQEFKERLFTFALMPDDTTKAAFLKILCRTVANVVCRNDVENFLVSMDPHHLDIETSDVSLTNALSKALRFATRTGRKVSRAFSFNKSPSKLKRAVSTVMSPFGTLSQQSSMRGATSVNNLADLSLSGTPPSGGFAQPMATPTPRRRPLKHV
- the pbl gene encoding protein ECT2 isoform X1, which produces MEEALEQKLKTFFILVIMGKWLRSKSDLTSVSQTDAESNADPRICLVGCLADDPVALEAAKKFNVPVVTSETGEEYASDVNYCTYFIVTDFESKEFEELHKLGARLLGKPALIELSKDGVLMYNQRPVFCHVMIGVVLVFTGFRKKAEVSRLLKLVHYMGGSVKNEIRENVTHLLAYSSTGEKYQYATTFNIPVMGEDWVHAAWAHRDEVGARADINSMMKYKIRVFHNLRMVLLGFPSEDQVQMEDLVRQNGGVLTTLDDQHATHVVVEEQSVTEKPADCPPRAHVVKAEWFWTSIQMDACPNEKLHLFEEMNSSSVMSPRQMFVSPSTPGSRSRRRKRLRETVQQLAQDDSPSTLPTAPPASKRRSSVGDLAYLSADGSFLDETVPTPNRLIGRFPNEVDGADATPLSPPSVDLKQLSARQRVFHELVKTECNYVNILDTIEKVIKAPLENIVQPGGPMLDAQELKFIFGNLPPIHEVHKRMRNDLLTLAHNWSDDASIGDIILKYSSNLQAAYPPFINYFENMKEMLQRISIERPRFHAFLKIAQNKPECGRQSFQELLIRPVQRLPSMSLLINDILKHTDKTSPDHASLEQALDQIKSVMTYINDDKRKTEAKLKLFEIHNDIEMCPPNLVASHRLYLSKVDVTELSDTCSGRGDTLTLFLFNDVMEICKKKSKYNSIKSPSRANLHAIKPIKTYKHLEMMNLAHIKRIVDIRETEECHNVFALIIRANQEFKERLFTFALMPDDTTKAAFLKILCRTVANVVCRNDVENFLVSMDPHHLDIETSDVSLTNALSKALRFATRTGRKVSRAFSFNKSPSKLKRAVSTVMSPFGTLSQQSSMRGATSVNNLADLSLSGTPPSGGFAQPMATPTPRRRPLKHAQ
- the pbl gene encoding protein ECT2 isoform X4; the protein is MAEQTQPSIVIHGDLTSVSQTDAESNADPRICLVGCLADDPVALEAAKKFNVPVVTSETGEEYASDVNYCTYFIVTDFESKEFEELHKLGARLLGKPALIELSKDGVLMYNQRPVFCHVMIGVVLVFTGFRKKAEVSRLLKLVHYMGGSVKNEIRENVTHLLAYSSTGEKYQYATTFNIPVMGEDWVHAAWAHRDEVGARADINSMMKYKIRVFHNLRMVLLGFPSEDQVQMEDLVRQNGGVLTTLDDQHATHVVVEEQSVTEKPADCPPRAHVVKAEWFWTSIQMDACPNEKLHLFEEMNSSSVMSPRQMFVSPSTPGSRSRRRKRLRETVQQLAQDDSPSTLPTAPPASKRRSSVGDLAYLSADGSFLDETVPTPNRLIGRFPNEVDGADATPLSPPSVDLKQLSARQRVFHELVKTECNYVNILDTIEKVIKAPLENIVQPGGPMLDAQELKFIFGNLPPIHEVHKRMRNDLLTLAHNWSDDASIGDIILKYSSNLQAAYPPFINYFENMKEMLQRISIERPRFHAFLKIAQNKPECGRQSFQELLIRPVQRLPSMSLLINDILKHTDKTSPDHASLEQALDQIKSVMTYINDDKRKTEAKLKLFEIHNDIEMCPPNLVASHRLYLSKVDVTELSDTCSGRGDTLTLFLFNDVMEICKKKSKYNSIKSPSRANLHAIKPIKTYKHLEMMNLAHIKRIVDIRETEECHNVFALIIRANQEFKERLFTFALMPDDTTKAAFLKILCRTVANVVCRNDVENFLVSMDPHHLDIETSDVSLTNALSKALRFATRTGRKVSRAFSFNKSPSKLKRAVSTVMSPFGTLSQQSSMRGATSVNNLADLSLSGTPPSGGFAQPMATPTPRRRPLKHAQ
- the pbl gene encoding protein ECT2 isoform X3, producing MEEALEQKLKTFFILVIMGKWLRSKSDLTSVSQTDAESNADPRICLVGCLADDPVALEAAKKFNVPVVTSETGEEYASDVNYCTYFIVTDFESKEFEELHKLGARLLGKPALIELSKDGVLMYNQRPVFCHVMIGVVLVFTGFRKKAEVSRLLKLVHYMGGSVKNEIRENVTHLLAYSSTGEKYQYATTFNIPVMGEDWVHAAWAHRDEVGARADINSMMKYKIRVFHNLRMVLLGFPSEDQVQMEDLVRQNGGVLTTLDDQHATHVVVEEQSVTEKPADCPPRAHVVKAEWFWTSIQMDACPNEKLHLFEEMNSSSVMSPRQMFVSPSTPGSRSRRRKRLRETVQQLAQDDSPSTLPTAPPASKRRSSVGDLAYLSADGSFLDETVPTPNRLIGSADATPLSPPSVDLKQLSARQRVFHELVKTECNYVNILDTIEKVIKAPLENIVQPGGPMLDAQELKFIFGNLPPIHEVHKRMRNDLLTLAHNWSDDASIGDIILKYSSNLQAAYPPFINYFENMKEMLQRISIERPRFHAFLKIAQNKPECGRQSFQELLIRPVQRLPSMSLLINDILKHTDKTSPDHASLEQALDQIKSVMTYINDDKRKTEAKLKLFEIHNDIEMCPPNLVASHRLYLSKVDVTELSDTCSGRGDTLTLFLFNDVMEICKKKSKYNSIKSPSRANLHAIKPIKTYKHLEMMNLAHIKRIVDIRETEECHNVFALIIRANQEFKERLFTFALMPDDTTKAAFLKILCRTVANVVCRNDVENFLVSMDPHHLDIETSDVSLTNALSKALRFATRTGRKVSRAFSFNKSPSKLKRAVSTVMSPFGTLSQQSSMRGATSVNNLADLSLSGTPPSGGFAQPMATPTPRRRPLKHAQ